Proteins encoded within one genomic window of Gemmatimonadaceae bacterium:
- a CDS encoding efflux RND transporter periplasmic adaptor subunit, with amino-acid sequence MTRNRMVAILVAVLVVGGLLIVRHKRVVQMNNAPVLAAPVTAVQVVAVRRGPLESVDHILGEVYGADDAEITPQVSGQVLAVLVREGASVARGAVLARLDSRELGDAAAAGEADVEAARAASEAQGAATARDSVLFVNKAISLEQWQGSQAMRAATTGRFEVARQRLDQANARLGYAVVRAPFTGVVSARMADPGDLAVPGRPLLRMVRQSAVRVRGTVPPELMTKIHPGTPVDLSLGDEPVHATVSRIFPAMQGSHLATFEVDIAHPTPGYVAGATVGIDLHLRGGAGLLVPLDALLEGSAGTHAFVVGQTKDGAQTLRMVALTVTTRSLDQAIVEGDLREGDRVVVARPSRLMDLAAGLPVHAVDAAPGR; translated from the coding sequence ATGACACGCAATCGAATGGTCGCGATTCTCGTCGCCGTGCTCGTGGTGGGCGGCCTACTGATCGTCCGGCACAAGCGGGTGGTGCAAATGAACAACGCGCCGGTGCTCGCGGCGCCCGTCACCGCGGTACAGGTTGTGGCGGTACGGCGAGGCCCGCTGGAGAGCGTGGATCACATCCTGGGAGAGGTCTACGGCGCCGACGATGCCGAGATCACGCCCCAAGTGTCCGGGCAGGTGTTGGCCGTGCTGGTGCGGGAGGGCGCCTCCGTGGCCCGCGGCGCGGTGCTGGCGCGATTGGATTCGCGGGAGCTCGGCGATGCCGCGGCCGCGGGCGAGGCCGACGTTGAGGCAGCACGGGCGGCGTCCGAGGCGCAGGGAGCCGCCACCGCGCGAGACAGTGTGCTGTTCGTGAACAAGGCGATCTCGCTGGAACAGTGGCAGGGTTCACAGGCGATGCGGGCCGCCACTACGGGCCGGTTCGAAGTCGCCCGGCAACGTCTGGACCAGGCGAATGCGCGGCTCGGCTACGCGGTGGTGCGAGCCCCGTTCACGGGTGTCGTGTCCGCGCGGATGGCCGACCCCGGCGATCTGGCCGTCCCGGGAAGGCCACTGCTCCGGATGGTGCGGCAGAGCGCTGTGCGCGTACGCGGCACGGTTCCGCCGGAACTCATGACGAAGATACATCCGGGCACTCCGGTAGATCTCTCGCTCGGTGACGAGCCGGTGCACGCAACGGTCTCCCGGATCTTCCCCGCCATGCAGGGCAGCCATCTGGCCACGTTCGAGGTCGACATCGCGCATCCAACGCCCGGGTACGTGGCGGGCGCGACGGTGGGCATCGACCTCCACCTCCGAGGAGGAGCCGGTCTGCTGGTGCCGTTGGACGCGCTACTGGAGGGAAGCGCGGGAACCCACGCCTTCGTGGTGGGCCAGACCAAGGACGGCGCGCAGACACTTCGCATGGTGGCATTGACCGTCACGACCCGATCCCTGGACCAGGCCATTGTCGAAGGCGATCTCCGCGAGGGCGACCGTGTGGTGGTGGCGCGGCCTTCGCGGCTCATGGACCTCGCGGCGGGGCTGCCCGTGCACGCGGTCGATGCTGCGCCGGGGCGATGA